The Virgibacillus phasianinus genome includes a window with the following:
- a CDS encoding GNAT family N-acetyltransferase, with the protein MCEKLNACNQLVAQDILNIQLLAYKIEAELIGFDGIPQLNDTVESIMASKETFIGYNRSGKLAGFISYQVSGNELDICRLVVHPDCFRMGTANSLLKYIMNKYKYSIIDRYTVSTGSKNVPAIRLYKQFGFIPYQEIEISKGISICLLAKEKTQA; encoded by the coding sequence ACTTGTGGCACAGGATATTTTAAACATACAACTACTTGCTTATAAAATAGAAGCTGAGCTGATCGGGTTTGATGGAATACCGCAATTAAACGATACAGTGGAATCGATTATGGCCAGTAAGGAAACATTTATTGGTTATAATCGCAGCGGGAAACTAGCCGGATTCATTTCTTATCAGGTCTCAGGTAATGAACTGGATATTTGCAGACTTGTTGTCCACCCTGATTGTTTCCGAATGGGCACTGCCAATAGTTTGTTAAAATATATAATGAATAAATATAAATACAGCATCATAGATCGCTATACCGTTAGCACCGGTTCAAAAAATGTTCCAGCAATAAGGTTGTATAAACAATTTGGTTTCATCCCTTATCAGGAGATAGAAATTTCTAAAGGTATATCTATTTGTTTACTTGCAAAAGAAAAGACCCAAGCATAA